The following proteins come from a genomic window of Rhodohalobacter sp. 614A:
- a CDS encoding amidohydrolase family protein: MVLTIKRINKKHFRLLIICLFLIGCNEEYQMQTVLINGNIIDGTGTELKQDWDILISDDKITKIGPNLAIPQHATTVDVSGLTILPGLIDMHGHIYANLGSTNGISNQKSYLKFYLAGGVTTIYSPGEYDAEGTLDLQNRVSQGQEVGPNILTTGPYFDHSPSQVPWINGIKSVEELEYQFNKWSGKIDGVKVYTSITSKELSRLVELADSHDLPVTGHLGSVTANEAIDLGIHGLEHGIFGMPEFFSSGFTPSSIACQSGDFALTHPEIKMLIDKIIDNQVYLTPTIITFQAMLVNSEPVTTDWQKYLSSDVLKSISKFEKRLMSNQNMQDCLENGLKKQSKLLKEIYDRGGLIVAGTDPVGPMIIPGFGLHREMQLLVEAGLPPMAAIQAATINAAKALRKDAEFGSIETGKLADLIVVEGDPSQNINHIGNTVMVFKNGKQFNPSELRESVIGKIGGVED, translated from the coding sequence ATGGTGCTTACCATAAAGAGAATAAATAAAAAACATTTCCGCCTTCTAATCATTTGTCTTTTTTTGATTGGATGTAATGAAGAATACCAGATGCAGACGGTTTTAATTAATGGAAACATCATTGATGGAACAGGTACTGAACTTAAACAAGACTGGGACATATTAATTTCTGATGATAAAATCACAAAAATAGGTCCAAATCTTGCAATACCTCAGCATGCTACAACTGTTGATGTTTCAGGTTTAACGATTCTTCCCGGACTTATTGACATGCATGGGCATATTTATGCTAACCTGGGATCAACAAATGGGATAAGCAATCAGAAATCGTATCTGAAGTTTTATTTGGCTGGCGGGGTAACCACAATTTACTCTCCAGGTGAATATGATGCCGAAGGAACTTTAGATCTACAAAACAGAGTAAGTCAAGGCCAGGAAGTTGGACCAAATATTCTAACTACAGGTCCTTATTTTGATCATAGCCCCTCACAAGTTCCATGGATCAATGGGATTAAATCTGTTGAAGAACTCGAATACCAGTTTAACAAATGGAGTGGAAAAATCGACGGGGTTAAAGTTTATACAAGCATCACTTCCAAAGAGCTGAGCAGACTTGTTGAATTAGCTGACAGTCATGATCTGCCGGTGACAGGACATTTGGGATCAGTTACTGCTAATGAAGCCATTGATTTAGGCATTCATGGGCTTGAACATGGTATTTTTGGGATGCCGGAATTTTTTTCTTCTGGGTTTACCCCGAGTAGCATAGCCTGCCAAAGTGGAGATTTTGCTTTGACGCATCCTGAGATAAAAATGTTAATTGATAAAATTATTGACAATCAGGTTTATTTGACTCCCACCATCATAACATTTCAGGCTATGTTAGTTAATTCGGAACCGGTTACTACAGACTGGCAAAAATATTTAAGTAGCGATGTTTTAAAGTCGATTTCAAAATTTGAGAAAAGGTTGATGTCTAACCAAAACATGCAAGATTGTCTTGAAAACGGTCTTAAAAAACAAAGTAAGCTATTAAAGGAAATTTATGATAGAGGAGGCTTAATTGTAGCAGGCACAGATCCCGTTGGGCCTATGATTATTCCGGGATTTGGACTTCACCGCGAAATGCAACTTTTGGTTGAAGCAGGCCTTCCTCCGATGGCAGCTATCCAAGCGGCAACAATAAATGCGGCCAAAGCATTACGAAAGGATGCTGAGTTTGGTTCAATAGAAACAGGAAAATTGGCGGACTTAATTGTAGTGGAGGGTGATCCATCCCAAAATATTAACCATATTGGAAATACCGTAATGGTTTTTAAAAACGGGAAGCAGTTTAATCCTTCAGAACTACGTGAATCAGTTATCGGTAAAATTGGTGGTGTTGAAGATTAA